In Aestuariibaculum lutulentum, one DNA window encodes the following:
- a CDS encoding sulfatase family protein has product MNFKKFSTLTLSLSLLISCGKANKTQDKAETTSKRPNIIFIMSDDHAYQAISAYSDKLTTTPNIDRIANDGILFTNASVTNSICAPSRATILTGKHTHINGKIDNLSPFDTTQVTFPQLFQKAGYQTAMFGKLHFGNSPKGVDDFMILPGQGNYINPDFITTTGEIVKTEGYATDIITDMSIEWMDKKRDTTKPFLLMYLHKAPHRAWWPKPDRFKAYSQRTFPEPESLFDDYSNRGTAAKTAEMNILNHMLLSYDLKVFPEIVDALGANTDKRNTGMFNHGDFSRMNEEQKALYMPILDAINKDFKDHWPTMTDEDKMRWKYQRYMQDYLACISTVDDNIGRVLDYLEDHDLEDNTIVVYTSDQGFYLGEHGWFDKRFMYNESFRTPLMIKWPNQIKPGITSDEMVQNLDFAQTFLEAARIAIPDDMQGESLMPLLTGKTEEWTRDGVYYHYYEYPAEHSVKRHYGIATKEFKLIHFYYDVDEWELYDLKNDPQEMNNVYNHPDYAEVVTRLKKELEEMRVKYKDSDELDEKFIKLYKEKRNQHY; this is encoded by the coding sequence ATGAATTTTAAAAAATTTTCGACCCTAACCTTATCACTATCCTTACTGATTTCTTGCGGGAAAGCCAATAAAACTCAAGATAAAGCAGAAACAACATCAAAACGTCCGAATATTATCTTTATCATGTCCGACGATCATGCTTATCAGGCTATAAGTGCCTATAGTGATAAGTTAACTACAACACCTAATATTGACCGTATAGCCAACGATGGAATTTTATTTACCAATGCCTCAGTTACCAATTCCATATGTGCCCCATCAAGAGCAACAATTCTTACCGGAAAGCACACACATATTAATGGAAAAATAGATAACCTGTCCCCTTTTGACACCACTCAGGTTACATTCCCACAATTATTTCAAAAGGCGGGTTATCAAACCGCAATGTTTGGAAAACTTCATTTTGGAAATAGTCCCAAAGGTGTCGATGACTTCATGATTCTTCCAGGACAAGGGAATTATATTAATCCTGATTTTATTACTACAACCGGAGAAATAGTTAAGACAGAAGGCTATGCTACAGATATTATCACAGATATGTCTATTGAATGGATGGATAAAAAAAGAGATACCACTAAACCATTCTTATTAATGTATCTCCATAAGGCGCCACACCGTGCCTGGTGGCCTAAACCAGATAGGTTTAAAGCTTATTCTCAACGTACATTCCCTGAACCAGAGTCTTTATTCGACGATTATTCCAACAGAGGAACGGCTGCTAAAACTGCCGAGATGAACATATTAAATCACATGCTGTTGTCTTACGACTTGAAAGTGTTTCCTGAAATTGTTGATGCTCTTGGTGCAAACACCGATAAGAGAAACACAGGCATGTTCAATCACGGTGATTTTTCAAGAATGAATGAAGAGCAAAAAGCCTTATACATGCCTATTTTAGATGCTATCAATAAGGATTTTAAAGACCATTGGCCAACAATGACTGATGAAGACAAAATGCGTTGGAAATACCAACGTTACATGCAGGACTACTTAGCGTGTATTTCTACAGTTGATGATAATATTGGTCGTGTTTTAGACTATTTAGAAGACCATGATTTAGAAGATAATACCATCGTTGTGTATACTTCCGATCAAGGGTTTTACTTAGGAGAACATGGCTGGTTCGATAAACGCTTTATGTATAACGAATCCTTCAGAACGCCTTTAATGATTAAATGGCCAAACCAAATTAAACCAGGTATAACGAGCGATGAGATGGTTCAGAATTTAGATTTTGCACAAACCTTTTTAGAAGCAGCCAGAATAGCCATTCCTGATGATATGCAAGGAGAAAGTTTGATGCCGCTATTAACAGGAAAAACCGAAGAATGGACTCGTGATGGTGTGTATTATCATTATTACGAATATCCTGCCGAACATTCGGTTAAACGTCATTATGGCATTGCAACTAAAGAGTTCAAATTAATTCATTTTTATTACGATGTTGATGAGTGGGAATTATACGATCTTAAAAACGATCCGCAAGAAATGAATAATGTTTACAACCATCCTGATTATGCTGAAGTTGTTACCAGACTGAAAAAAGAATTAGAAGAAATGCGTGTAAAATATAAAGACTCTGATGAATTAGATGAAAAATTTATAAAATTATATAAAGAAAAAAGGAATCAGCATTACTAA
- a CDS encoding homoserine kinase, translated as MNEIKIFSPATVANVACGFDVLGFCLDSVGDDMVIRKVERKGIHITHIEGFDLPYNAEENVAGVSALAMYNAIDVDFGFEIEIYKNIKPGSGIGSSAASAVGSVFGMNELIGRPFNKTQLTEFAIKGEALASKCEHADNLAPAMFGGFTLVKSISPLEILEIPSPKDLYATIIHPQIEIKTSEARAILPKEVALSNAITQWANFGSLIHGLHTSDYGLIHRSLQDVIVEPYRSQLIPHYHDVKQAVIEVGALGAGISGSGPSIFSLSKGLETAQKVKEAMSQVYSKTNIDFDIHVTKINTNGIKVLN; from the coding sequence ATGAACGAAATAAAAATATTTTCACCTGCTACCGTTGCCAATGTGGCTTGTGGTTTCGATGTTTTAGGATTTTGCCTTGACAGTGTTGGAGACGATATGGTTATTAGAAAGGTTGAACGAAAAGGCATCCATATCACACATATTGAAGGTTTCGATTTACCTTATAACGCTGAGGAAAATGTGGCTGGTGTTTCTGCTTTAGCCATGTACAATGCTATAGATGTGGATTTCGGTTTCGAAATTGAAATTTACAAAAACATCAAGCCAGGAAGTGGTATAGGCAGTAGTGCTGCAAGTGCCGTAGGAAGTGTTTTTGGAATGAACGAGCTTATTGGTCGTCCGTTTAACAAAACACAATTAACCGAATTTGCTATTAAAGGTGAAGCTTTAGCCAGTAAATGTGAACACGCCGATAACCTCGCTCCCGCTATGTTTGGTGGCTTTACTTTGGTAAAAAGTATCAGTCCTTTAGAGATTTTAGAAATCCCATCACCGAAAGATTTATACGCTACGATCATACATCCGCAAATAGAAATAAAAACTTCAGAAGCCAGAGCCATTCTTCCAAAAGAGGTGGCGTTAAGCAATGCCATTACGCAATGGGCTAACTTTGGAAGTTTAATTCATGGTTTACATACTAGCGATTATGGTTTAATTCACCGTTCACTTCAAGATGTCATTGTCGAACCTTACAGAAGTCAGTTGATTCCGCATTACCACGACGTTAAACAAGCTGTTATTGAAGTTGGGGCTTTAGGTGCCGGAATTTCAGGTTCAGGTCCTTCTATTTTTTCATTAAGTAAAGGGTTGGAAACTGCGCAAAAGGTTAAAGAAGCCATGAGTCAGGTTTACTCGAAGACAAATATTGATTTCGACATTCACGTAACTAAGATTAACACTAACGGAATTAAAGTTTTAAACTAA
- the gcvT gene encoding glycine cleavage system aminomethyltransferase GcvT translates to MKNTALTETHIALGAKMVPFAGYNMPVQYEGVNIEHETVRNAVGVFDVSHMGEFLIEGEHALALIQKVSTNDASKLTIGKAQYSCMPNDNGGIVDDLIIYKIKDEQYLLVVNASNIDKDWNWIQSKNDVGADMRNLSDEYSLLAIQGPKAIEAMQSLTSHDLSAIKFYSFEVGDFAGIDNVIISATGYTGSGGFEIYVKNEDVQQVWDKVFEAGADFGIKPIGLAARDTLRLEMGYCLYGNDIDDTTSPIEAGLGWITKFTKDFTNSEALKAQKENGVTRKLVAFELDERGIPRQGYDIVDAEGNKIGNVTSGTMSPSLGKGIGLGYVPTELTGLESKIYIQIRKNAVPATVVKLPFYKV, encoded by the coding sequence ATGAAGAATACAGCCTTAACAGAAACTCACATTGCTCTGGGTGCTAAAATGGTGCCTTTCGCAGGATACAACATGCCTGTACAATATGAAGGAGTTAATATTGAACACGAAACCGTAAGAAACGCCGTTGGTGTTTTCGACGTGTCTCACATGGGTGAGTTTTTAATTGAAGGTGAACATGCATTAGCTTTAATTCAAAAAGTATCGACTAACGATGCTTCTAAATTAACCATTGGTAAAGCGCAGTACAGCTGTATGCCAAACGATAATGGTGGAATTGTAGACGATTTAATTATTTATAAAATTAAAGACGAACAATACTTATTAGTTGTTAATGCAAGTAACATAGATAAAGACTGGAACTGGATTCAATCTAAAAACGATGTAGGTGCAGACATGCGTAACCTAAGCGATGAATACTCGCTATTAGCTATTCAAGGACCAAAGGCTATCGAAGCGATGCAAAGCTTAACAAGTCACGATTTATCAGCTATAAAATTTTATTCTTTTGAAGTTGGTGATTTTGCTGGTATCGATAACGTAATCATCTCTGCAACCGGATATACCGGAAGTGGTGGATTTGAAATCTATGTAAAGAATGAAGATGTTCAACAAGTTTGGGATAAAGTATTTGAAGCTGGTGCCGATTTCGGAATTAAACCAATTGGTTTAGCTGCTCGTGATACGCTTCGTTTAGAAATGGGATATTGCCTATACGGAAACGATATCGACGACACCACCTCTCCTATTGAAGCCGGTTTAGGTTGGATTACAAAATTCACGAAAGACTTTACAAATTCTGAAGCTTTAAAAGCGCAAAAAGAAAACGGAGTAACACGCAAATTAGTCGCTTTCGAATTAGACGAACGTGGTATTCCGCGTCAAGGTTACGACATCGTTGATGCAGAAGGCAACAAAATTGGTAATGTTACTTCAGGAACTATGTCGCCAAGCTTAGGTAAAGGTATTGGTTTAGGGTATGTTCCAACAGAATTAACTGGACTAGAAAGCAAAATCTACATCCAAATACGTAAAAATGCAGTTCCTGCTACTGTAGTAAAACTGCCTTTTTATAAGGTATAA
- a CDS encoding 4a-hydroxytetrahydrobiopterin dehydratase translates to MSKLSEQDIEKRLLSLPEWDYYDDAIHAEFEFDNFKDCFSAMSRIAFECEALNHHPDWSNTYNILTISLSTHSAHGVTEKDFDLAKAIEAIVEPEDEE, encoded by the coding sequence ATGAGCAAATTATCAGAACAAGATATCGAAAAACGTTTACTTTCATTACCAGAATGGGACTATTATGACGATGCCATTCACGCTGAATTTGAATTCGACAACTTTAAAGACTGTTTTAGTGCCATGAGTCGCATTGCTTTCGAGTGCGAAGCATTAAACCACCACCCGGACTGGTCTAATACGTATAATATACTAACCATTTCGTTGTCTACTCATTCTGCGCATGGTGTAACCGAAAAGGATTTTGATTTAGCAAAAGCCATTGAAGCCATTGTAGAACCAGAGGACGAAGAATAA
- a CDS encoding CBU_0592 family membrane protein, whose amino-acid sequence MNLTDWIGFIGVALILLAYILNVSNRISNTHMAFILLNFIGASTACFASVLLNYWPFIILEGVWAFVSLLTLFRFKK is encoded by the coding sequence ATGAATTTAACAGACTGGATTGGCTTCATTGGCGTTGCATTAATTCTCCTGGCTTATATTTTGAACGTTAGTAACAGAATTTCAAATACGCATATGGCTTTTATACTTCTAAATTTTATTGGAGCTTCAACAGCATGCTTTGCTTCAGTTCTTTTAAACTACTGGCCCTTTATTATTTTAGAAGGTGTTTGGGCTTTTGTGTCACTCTTGACACTTTTCAGATTTAAAAAATGA
- the thrC gene encoding threonine synthase, with the protein MNYYSLNQQAPNTSFRDAVIKGLAPDKGLYFPESITPLPQSFFDNIDNLSYSEIAFEAIKQFVSPEIPEDILKTIVEETLSFDFPIVKLNDNISTLELFHGPTMAFKDVGARFMARCLGYFNQDNDKEVTVLVATSGDTGGAVANGFLGVKGVNVVILYPSGKVSDIQEKQLTTLGQNIKALEVNGTFDDCQAMVKTAFLDESLTSQMQLTSANSINVARWLPQLFYFMFAYKQLHKQYKDIVFSVPSGNFGNICAGMMAQQLGLPIKHFVASNNANNVVTRYLITKLYEPKPSVQTISNAMDVGAPSNFIRIQEIYKNDFENLKENLTSFSYSDAETKEAMLEMYKDFNYVADPHGAVGYLGCKDYLELEPDAHCVFLETAHPTKFLDVVEEVIKEKQPLPEQIQEVMDKKKESVVISTYDDLKDFLLK; encoded by the coding sequence ATGAACTATTACTCATTAAACCAACAAGCACCAAATACATCTTTTAGAGATGCCGTTATAAAAGGGTTGGCACCCGATAAAGGCTTATACTTCCCGGAAAGTATTACACCGCTTCCTCAGTCTTTTTTTGATAATATTGATAATTTGTCATATAGCGAAATTGCTTTCGAAGCTATTAAACAATTCGTTTCTCCTGAAATCCCGGAAGACATTCTAAAAACTATCGTTGAAGAAACATTGTCTTTCGATTTTCCGATAGTAAAATTAAATGACAACATTTCAACGCTTGAATTATTTCATGGCCCTACCATGGCGTTTAAAGATGTTGGAGCCCGTTTTATGGCACGTTGTTTAGGATATTTTAATCAAGATAACGATAAAGAGGTTACGGTTTTAGTTGCCACATCAGGGGATACTGGTGGTGCAGTTGCCAATGGTTTTTTAGGTGTAAAAGGTGTTAATGTCGTTATTCTTTACCCAAGTGGAAAAGTGAGCGATATTCAAGAAAAGCAGTTAACTACTCTCGGACAAAATATTAAAGCACTAGAAGTTAACGGCACGTTTGATGATTGCCAGGCCATGGTAAAAACGGCTTTCCTTGATGAAAGCTTAACCAGCCAAATGCAACTAACATCGGCTAACTCTATTAATGTAGCGCGTTGGTTACCTCAATTGTTCTATTTTATGTTTGCGTACAAGCAATTACATAAACAATATAAAGACATTGTGTTTTCTGTTCCAAGTGGAAACTTTGGTAATATCTGTGCAGGAATGATGGCGCAACAATTAGGTTTACCAATCAAGCACTTTGTAGCTTCAAACAATGCCAATAATGTAGTAACTCGCTATTTAATCACCAAACTATACGAACCAAAACCATCGGTGCAAACCATAAGTAATGCCATGGATGTTGGAGCTCCAAGTAATTTTATCCGTATTCAGGAGATTTACAAAAACGATTTTGAAAACCTTAAAGAGAATTTAACCTCATTTAGTTATTCTGATGCTGAGACCAAAGAAGCGATGCTCGAAATGTATAAGGATTTCAACTACGTTGCCGATCCGCATGGCGCTGTGGGGTATTTAGGTTGTAAAGACTATTTAGAATTAGAACCAGATGCACATTGCGTATTTTTAGAAACTGCACACCCAACAAAATTCTTAGACGTTGTTGAAGAAGTTATTAAAGAAAAACAACCTTTACCAGAGCAAATTCAAGAAGTTATGGATAAGAAAAAGGAATCTGTAGTTATTTCTACTTACGATGATTTAAAAGATTTCCTTTTAAAATAA
- a CDS encoding YebC/PmpR family DNA-binding transcriptional regulator: MGRAFEFRKARKMKRWSAMSKAFTRIGKDIVMAVKEGGPDPDSNARLRAVIQNAKSVNMPKDNVERAIKRASDKNQGDYKEVIFEGYAPHGIAVLVETATDNNTRTVANVRSYFNKCDGSLGTSGSVVFMFDHTCNFRIKADGLDPEELELEFIDFGAEEVFADEDGILIYAPFENFGTIQAELESRGIEILSSGFERIPQVTKELSAEQAADVEKLLEKLEEDDDVQNVYHTMQEVEE, encoded by the coding sequence ATGGGAAGAGCTTTTGAGTTTAGAAAAGCACGTAAAATGAAGCGCTGGTCGGCGATGAGTAAAGCGTTTACTCGCATTGGTAAAGATATTGTAATGGCTGTTAAAGAAGGAGGCCCAGATCCGGACAGCAACGCACGTTTAAGAGCGGTAATACAAAATGCCAAGTCGGTAAACATGCCTAAAGACAATGTTGAACGTGCCATTAAACGAGCTTCAGATAAAAATCAGGGTGATTATAAAGAAGTTATTTTTGAAGGTTATGCACCACATGGTATTGCTGTTTTAGTTGAAACGGCAACCGACAACAATACGAGAACTGTAGCTAACGTTCGTAGTTATTTTAATAAATGCGACGGAAGCTTAGGAACTTCAGGTTCGGTAGTATTTATGTTCGACCACACCTGTAATTTCAGAATTAAAGCTGATGGTTTAGATCCAGAAGAATTAGAACTTGAATTTATCGATTTTGGTGCAGAAGAAGTATTTGCTGATGAAGATGGCATTTTAATCTATGCCCCTTTCGAAAACTTCGGAACCATTCAAGCGGAGTTAGAATCTCGTGGTATTGAAATTTTATCATCAGGTTTCGAGCGTATACCTCAGGTAACTAAAGAACTTTCTGCCGAGCAAGCTGCCGATGTAGAAAAGCTTTTAGAAAAACTTGAAGAAGACGATGACGTGCAAAACGTGTACCACACGATGCAAGAAGTTGAAGAATAA
- a CDS encoding sugar nucleotide-binding protein produces the protein MKRLQNEEKHRILILGASGFLGNAIYKELCPYFNTFGTFNTENKQYERNQHFFQYNFEEDDVYEILDVVKPSIIISALRGDFAAQFIAHKHVAEYISNHKTKFIFLSSANVFDAYSKYPSYEEDKTLSNSIYGHFKIKIENMLLRLPKKKVAILRLPMVFGPNSPRIKEIAQHIHDKEPVEVFPNLIMNVTTHTKVTQQIHYIINRNKSGIFHLGSTDLVHHDEFIREIIKVSGFKKAIYKRVYTTNDDRYLAVLPKYNMLPKNLQLLSQEILTELEI, from the coding sequence ATGAAACGCTTGCAAAACGAAGAAAAACATAGAATATTAATATTAGGGGCTAGCGGCTTTTTAGGCAATGCAATTTATAAAGAGCTATGCCCCTATTTTAACACTTTCGGCACCTTCAATACCGAAAACAAGCAATACGAAAGAAATCAGCATTTCTTTCAGTATAACTTTGAAGAGGATGATGTTTATGAAATTCTCGATGTTGTAAAACCCAGCATCATTATATCGGCACTTCGTGGCGATTTTGCTGCACAGTTTATAGCTCATAAACATGTTGCTGAATACATTAGCAACCATAAAACCAAATTCATCTTTCTGTCTTCGGCTAATGTATTTGATGCGTACAGCAAATACCCGAGTTATGAAGAAGACAAAACCCTTAGTAACAGCATTTACGGGCATTTCAAAATTAAAATTGAAAATATGCTCTTAAGACTTCCAAAAAAGAAAGTCGCTATACTTCGATTACCAATGGTTTTTGGCCCCAATTCACCAAGAATCAAAGAAATTGCTCAGCATATTCATGATAAGGAACCTGTTGAAGTCTTTCCTAATTTAATTATGAATGTTACCACACACACCAAAGTGACGCAACAGATTCACTATATCATCAACCGAAACAAATCGGGCATATTTCATTTAGGAAGCACCGATTTGGTACATCACGATGAGTTTATTCGTGAAATAATAAAAGTATCCGGCTTCAAAAAAGCTATTTATAAACGTGTATACACCACAAACGACGACCGGTATTTAGCTGTTTTACCAAAATACAACATGCTACCTAAAAACCTGCAATTACTAAGTCAGGAAATTTTAACAGAATTAGAAATATAA
- a CDS encoding Gfo/Idh/MocA family protein, which translates to MIKNNTVIRWGIIGCGDVTEVKSGPAYKLTKGFELTAVMRRNADKVKDYAKRHQIEKYYTDADQLIDDPDIDAVYIATPPDSHMFYALKVAEAGKICCIEKPMAPSYQESLAIYNAFNEKNIPLFVAYYRRSLPRFTQIKEWIDNNEIGDVRHISWQFSAPASDLDKSGEYNWRTDVKIAPGGYFDDLASHGLDFFTFILGNIKEIKGISLNQQGNYSAKDAITACWVHENNVTGSAFWNFDCNDRLDKVTILGSKGSIEFAIFHEKPIKLKSDRNKETLHIEHPKHIQIYHVEDMRNMLIQGNFTHPSLGASALHTSWVMDKILGNL; encoded by the coding sequence ATGATAAAAAACAATACAGTTATTAGATGGGGCATTATAGGCTGCGGTGATGTTACCGAAGTAAAAAGTGGACCTGCATACAAACTAACAAAAGGTTTTGAGTTAACGGCTGTCATGCGGAGAAATGCAGATAAGGTTAAAGACTACGCAAAACGTCATCAAATTGAAAAATACTATACAGATGCCGACCAACTCATTGACGATCCTGATATTGATGCTGTATATATTGCAACACCACCAGATTCTCATATGTTTTATGCTTTAAAGGTAGCCGAAGCAGGAAAAATTTGTTGTATAGAAAAACCAATGGCGCCCAGTTATCAGGAAAGTTTAGCCATATACAATGCCTTTAATGAAAAGAATATTCCGCTTTTTGTGGCTTACTACAGACGCTCATTACCTCGCTTTACACAAATAAAAGAATGGATTGACAATAATGAAATTGGTGATGTTCGACACATCAGTTGGCAATTCAGCGCACCTGCTTCCGACTTAGACAAATCTGGTGAATACAACTGGAGAACCGATGTAAAAATCGCTCCAGGAGGCTATTTCGATGATTTAGCAAGCCATGGTTTAGATTTTTTCACCTTTATTTTAGGAAACATCAAAGAAATAAAGGGTATTAGCCTCAATCAACAAGGTAACTATTCTGCAAAAGATGCCATAACCGCCTGCTGGGTACACGAAAATAATGTAACCGGATCGGCATTCTGGAATTTTGATTGTAACGATAGACTAGACAAAGTCACCATTCTAGGAAGCAAAGGCAGCATTGAATTTGCTATATTTCATGAGAAACCTATAAAATTAAAAAGTGACAGGAATAAAGAAACGTTACATATCGAGCACCCAAAACACATTCAAATCTACCATGTTGAAGATATGCGAAACATGCTTATTCAAGGTAATTTTACACATCCTTCGCTTGGTGCTTCAGCATTACATACCAGTTGGGTTATGGATAAGATTTTAGGTAATTTATAA
- a CDS encoding sugar O-acetyltransferase, producing MKSEKEKMLAGEPFDAHGEEMIGIRTKVKHILHKLNVTEYYTDKFEDTINELCPNSAKNIHLEPPFYCDYGENIFAGDGVFINFGAVILDGAKVTIGRKTLIAPGVHIYTARHPLNIKDRRVWEDVRPVTIGEECWIGGHATICPGVTIGDRSVIGAGSVVTKDIPADCLAVGNPARVVKQLNQKD from the coding sequence ATGAAATCAGAAAAGGAAAAAATGCTTGCCGGAGAGCCTTTCGATGCACATGGTGAGGAAATGATCGGCATCAGAACCAAAGTAAAACATATTCTGCACAAACTAAACGTTACTGAATATTACACCGATAAGTTTGAGGATACCATAAATGAATTGTGCCCAAATTCGGCTAAAAACATTCACTTAGAACCACCTTTTTATTGTGATTACGGAGAAAATATTTTTGCCGGTGATGGCGTATTCATAAACTTTGGAGCTGTTATTCTGGATGGCGCAAAAGTGACAATTGGCAGAAAAACATTAATAGCTCCAGGTGTTCATATTTATACAGCCAGACATCCGTTAAATATTAAAGATAGACGCGTATGGGAAGACGTACGCCCAGTAACCATTGGTGAAGAATGCTGGATTGGTGGCCACGCTACTATTTGTCCAGGAGTTACTATTGGCGACCGTTCGGTAATTGGTGCCGGATCGGTTGTTACGAAAGACATTCCTGCCGATTGTTTAGCGGTTGGTAATCCGGCAAGGGTTGTTAAACAATTAAATCAAAAGGACTAA